A genome region from Panicum virgatum strain AP13 chromosome 4K, P.virgatum_v5, whole genome shotgun sequence includes the following:
- the LOC120705097 gene encoding uncharacterized protein LOC120705097, whose amino-acid sequence MFLTREQYLRVPPNWCAGKGACWEMMVDMWLSEEWIQRHNLCRERRLLMQGAPHHQGSRGLPEYRDAWSGSHENQECNDFQTYCMAHKGRATSDVSYNPADPPEAYSNPSVHTRITEYTEMGKALHGEHMGSGHPAPF is encoded by the exons ATGTTTCTCACGCGGGAACAATACTTGAGG GTGCCTCCGAACTGGTGTGCTGGCAAGGGCGCGTGCTGGGAaatgatggtggacatgtggctTAGCGAGGAGTGGATTCAGCGGCACAACTTATGCCGGGAGCGCCGCTTGTTGATGCAAGGTGCGCCACACCATCAAGGCAGCCGAGGCCTTCCCGAGTACAGGGATGCTTGG TCGGGGTCACATGAAAACCAGGAATGCAACGACTTCCAGACATACTGTATGGCGCACAAGGGCAGGGCGACGTCCGACGTCTCCTACAACCCGGCGGATCCACCCGAGGCGTACAGCAACCCGAGCGTCCACACGCGCATCACTGAGTACACGGAGATGGGAAAGGCACTCCATGGGGAACACATGGGATCTGGCCACCCAGCCCCTTTCTag